The following is a genomic window from Clostridium sp..
ATATTTTTTGAACATAAGAATACCTCCGCTTAATTGATTTGACCTATGGGCCATCAACTAAAGTATATTGTTATTTTGAACGACAAACAATTGTTAAAATGGTATAATATGTTCGTAATCAAACAAACTAGATAAAAATGTATTAAATCGGACAAGAGGGGTGAAGTTGATTGGCGGAGGATGTGCGTATTTTTAAAACAAAACAAACTATTGAAGCAGCTTTTATCAAATTGCTGCAAAAAAAAGATTTTGACAGCATTACAATTAAAAATATATGTGAGGCTTCATTAACAAGCCGATCCACTTTTTACAGCCATTACGTAGATAAATATGATCTTCTGGAAAAAGTTGTACAGTGCTATGCTGATATTGTGAGGAAGAAAGCTAAATTGCGTTTTTTACAGACGGAAAGCGGCGGTGTAGAGAAAATCATAGGCGATATTTCCCAAATATTTTCACATCGCAAGGAGGAGATAAAGACACTGCTGAAGGTTCATGTACCAAGGGGAGATCTGCGGGAAGAAATTGAAAAGATCCTTTTTTCGCAGTGTCGTATATATTTACAACAGCATAAAAAAGCTACAGATGTTTCAATGGATCTATTGGCAAAGCTTTACGTGGCGAATGTTTTTGTGCTTATGACATGGATACTGGAAAATGGTATGGATAAGAAGGCTGTCAGCCTTCTAAACAGAATGCAGTATTATTTTTTCACACAAATGTCCCTTTAAGCACTTGAAGGCAATTAAAAGCTATTTTATACTGTAGGGAGATGAAAAGAAATGAGAATTTTACTTATGGAAATCACATTGAGAGCATCCTGGGTTAGTTCGCTGAAGGAAAAGAGGATGATTGTAAAGAGTATAGTTCAGAAACTTAAAAACAAGTTTAATATTTCAGTATCTGAAATAGATAAGCAGGATATTCATAAAATTATAGTTATAGGTATAGCTGGAATTTGTGCAAATTCCTCACAGGCTGACGCTATTATGGAAAATATAATAGATTTTATAGAATATAATAGTGATGCTGAAATAGTTGATATCAAAAATGAAAGTATTGTAAATAGAATAAACTATTAAAAGCTGGTTTGAAGGCCAGCTTTTAATAGTTTAAAATTGTTTTCATATATTATAAAATAAAATAGGAAATTCATATTAGAATTAGATAAAAGGTTTGGAGTGATATATTTATGGATCATATGGATTATGAGATATTGGAGTGTTTAAAGCATAATGCAAGGACCAAGGCATCTGCAATAAGCAAAAAAGTACATTTGTCGGTTTCAGCAGTTCTTGAACGCATCAAGAAAATGGAAATAAATGGTATAATAAGAAATTATACTATAGTATTGGATGAAATTAAATTGGGTAATAATACGAGCGCTTTGATGGAGGTCAGTCTGGATCATCCGAAATTTTACGAT
Proteins encoded in this region:
- a CDS encoding TetR/AcrR family transcriptional regulator; amino-acid sequence: MAEDVRIFKTKQTIEAAFIKLLQKKDFDSITIKNICEASLTSRSTFYSHYVDKYDLLEKVVQCYADIVRKKAKLRFLQTESGGVEKIIGDISQIFSHRKEEIKTLLKVHVPRGDLREEIEKILFSQCRIYLQQHKKATDVSMDLLAKLYVANVFVLMTWILENGMDKKAVSLLNRMQYYFFTQMSL
- a CDS encoding DUF503 domain-containing protein, whose amino-acid sequence is MRILLMEITLRASWVSSLKEKRMIVKSIVQKLKNKFNISVSEIDKQDIHKIIVIGIAGICANSSQADAIMENIIDFIEYNSDAEIVDIKNESIVNRINY
- a CDS encoding Lrp/AsnC family transcriptional regulator — encoded protein: MDHMDYEILECLKHNARTKASAISKKVHLSVSAVLERIKKMEINGIIRNYTIVLDEIKLGNNTSALMEVSLDHPKFYDSFTDEIKKNNNIIFCYYLTGDFDFILKIICKSPEDLEKIHREIKGIEGVSKTKTYCVLKNVKGDC